A genome region from Camelina sativa cultivar DH55 chromosome 10, Cs, whole genome shotgun sequence includes the following:
- the LOC109126865 gene encoding uncharacterized protein LOC109126865 codes for MATPTSIGHVRSFHGLASFYRMFVRDFSTVAAPMTVVIKKNVPFSWGEVQEKSFNTLKERLTQAPVLALPGFEVMSEVECDASGLGIGAVLHQRKRPMAFFSEKLSGGSMRDLILTEAHGGGLMGHFGVDKTLAVVMEHFFWPHLKKDVERFCARCIVCHKAKSRLHPHGLYLPLPISNAPWVDISMDFVLGLPKIKHKDSIFVVVDRFSGTLHPV; via the exons ATGGCTACTCCAACTTCGATTGGACACGTTCGCAGCTTTCATGGTCTCGCAAGCTTCTACAGGATGTTTGTCAGGGATTTTAGTACAGTGGCTGCACCAATGACTGTCGTGATCAAGAAAAACGTGCCTTTCTCATGGGGAGAAGTTCAAGAAAAGTCCTTCAACACATTAAAAGAGAGGCTCACACAAGCACCAGTCTTAGCCCTCCCAGGTTTTGAAGTTATGTCTGAAGTAGAGTGTGATGCATCAGGCTTGGGAATTGGAGCTGTACTACATCAGAGAAAAAGACCCATGGCTTTCTTCAGTGAGAAGTTGAGTGGAG GTTCCATGCGAGACTTGATACTCACTGAAGCACATGGTGGAGGTTTGATGGGTCACTTTGGTGTCGACAAAACCTTGGCCGTGGTAATGGAACACTTCTTTTGGCCCCATCtcaagaaagacgttgagagaTTTTGTGCTCGATGCATTGTTTGTCACAAAGCAAAATCCAGGTTACATCCTCATGGTCTTTACTTACCATTACCTATTTCTAACGCCCCTTGGGTAGATATTTCTATGGACTTTGTCTTAGGATTGCCAAAGATTAAACACAAGGATTCaatctttgttgttgtggacCGGTTCTCCGGCACACTTCATCCCGTGTGA